One Streptomyces fagopyri DNA window includes the following coding sequences:
- a CDS encoding PP2C family protein-serine/threonine phosphatase codes for MGDWQPVFGPLSPPARRDDAVQRQKLLRLRGRSVAWVPPALLLGGIAAADWNTSGEFRMISWIVLVPGIAAAICGVWGTAVFACLSILTYFVIDRSWSYQYRNGLPDLILVALGSLLAILACVVRVRSERRMLHMLDVAETTRRTVLRPMPAAWGGLDHAAVYLSADSEARVGGDFYDIQPGPRGTRLLLGDVQGKGLGAVEAAAALLGTFREAGFYEPALDTVADRLEVRMLRHVGYRAALGSDDRDRFATGILVGFPQDDRDTVEFVNFGHEPPLVVAPDGVRDLPPGHGLPLGLAALTADRPLVLTAVLAPGETLLLVTDGVTEARDANGVFFPLRERVAGALCADPATAEPERLVELVRDGTLRHCGGHLSDDTTIFAVRRRPGEATMGSGRSQP; via the coding sequence GTGGGTGACTGGCAACCCGTGTTCGGCCCGCTGTCGCCCCCGGCCCGGCGGGACGACGCCGTCCAGCGGCAGAAACTCCTGAGACTGCGCGGCCGCAGCGTCGCGTGGGTGCCGCCCGCGCTGCTGCTCGGCGGTATCGCGGCGGCCGACTGGAACACCTCGGGCGAGTTCCGGATGATCTCCTGGATCGTGCTCGTACCGGGCATCGCCGCGGCGATCTGCGGAGTATGGGGCACGGCGGTCTTCGCGTGCCTCTCGATCCTCACCTACTTCGTGATCGACAGGTCCTGGTCGTACCAGTACCGCAACGGACTGCCCGACCTCATCCTCGTCGCCCTGGGCAGCCTCCTCGCGATCCTGGCCTGCGTCGTCCGGGTCCGCAGCGAGCGGCGCATGCTCCACATGCTGGACGTCGCCGAGACGACCCGGCGCACCGTGCTGCGCCCGATGCCGGCCGCCTGGGGAGGCCTCGACCACGCGGCCGTGTACCTCTCCGCGGACAGCGAGGCCCGGGTCGGCGGCGACTTCTACGACATCCAGCCGGGCCCCCGCGGCACCCGGCTGCTGCTCGGCGACGTCCAGGGCAAGGGACTCGGGGCGGTGGAGGCGGCGGCCGCGCTGCTCGGCACGTTCCGGGAGGCGGGGTTCTACGAGCCCGCCCTCGACACGGTCGCCGACCGGCTGGAGGTGCGCATGCTCCGGCACGTGGGCTACCGGGCGGCGCTCGGCAGCGACGACCGCGACCGTTTCGCCACCGGCATCCTCGTCGGCTTCCCCCAGGACGACCGGGACACCGTCGAGTTCGTCAACTTCGGCCACGAACCCCCGCTGGTCGTCGCCCCCGACGGCGTACGCGACCTGCCGCCGGGCCACGGTCTGCCGCTGGGCCTGGCCGCCCTGACCGCCGACCGGCCCCTCGTCCTGACGGCCGTGCTGGCACCCGGCGAAACCCTGCTCCTGGTCACGGACGGCGTGACCGAGGCCCGTGACGCGAACGGTGTGTTCTTCCCGCTCCGCGAACGCGTCGCCGGCGCCCTCTGCGCGGACCCGGCCACCGCCGAACCGGAACGCCTCGTCGAACTCGTCCGCGACGGCACGCTGCGGCACTGCGGGGGACACCTCTCCGACGACACGACGATCTTCGCGGTACGGCGGCGGCCGGGCGAGGCCACCATGGGCAGCGGCAGAAGCCAGCCATAG
- a CDS encoding NAD(P)-dependent oxidoreductase, translated as MKLVLFGATGMVGSRIATEASERGHHVLAVSRSGQSPVPGVTATAADAADVAKVTELVADADAVASACVPPRDATDLTAPFLALNRALVEGVRAAGVARLVVVGGAGSLEVAPGQELCEQPGFPEAVLAEARAHRDALTYYRTVDDLDWTYVSPAAEIGPGRRTGRFRTGGDRMLTDDHGNSRISAEDYAVAFVDELETPTHPRARMSVAY; from the coding sequence ATGAAGCTCGTACTCTTCGGCGCCACCGGCATGGTCGGCAGCCGGATCGCCACGGAGGCATCGGAGCGAGGTCACCACGTCCTGGCGGTCAGCAGGTCCGGGCAGTCCCCGGTGCCCGGGGTCACGGCCACCGCCGCGGACGCCGCCGACGTGGCGAAGGTGACCGAGCTGGTGGCGGACGCCGACGCGGTCGCCTCGGCGTGCGTGCCGCCGAGGGACGCGACGGACCTCACGGCCCCCTTCCTCGCCCTCAACCGGGCGCTCGTGGAGGGTGTGCGCGCGGCGGGTGTCGCACGGCTCGTGGTCGTCGGCGGCGCGGGCAGCCTGGAGGTCGCGCCCGGACAGGAACTCTGCGAGCAGCCGGGCTTCCCCGAGGCCGTGCTGGCGGAGGCGCGCGCCCACCGCGACGCCCTCACCTACTACCGCACCGTCGACGACCTCGACTGGACCTACGTCTCGCCCGCCGCGGAGATCGGCCCCGGCCGGCGCACCGGCCGGTTCCGGACGGGCGGCGACCGGATGCTCACCGACGACCACGGCAACAGCCGGATCAGCGCCGAGGACTACGCGGTCGCCTTCGTCGACGAGCTGGAGACGCCCACCCACCCGCGTGCCCGGATGTCGGTGGCGTACTGA
- a CDS encoding aminotransferase-like domain-containing protein yields MEDYRRIADRLADDITAGRLGPGERLLPQRVFARRRGIAGSTAGRVYAELVRRGLVVGEVGRGTFVRAAPAPSGRSLAEPPPELGVPSAQFGNQSAAPVNLELNYPVVPGQSELLAPALTPLLRPDLLTDSLRTAPATGTPAAREAAAALLATPGWRPAPDRLAFAGNARQAVAAALASLVRPGGRVGVESLTYPLVKEIATRLGITLVPLATDDEGLRPEAVTAAHRSAPLSALYVQPTLHNPTSATAGDARRRELAAVARDADLPVVEDRIWSFLQDGRRVPDPLAAYAPERTHVVDGLSKRVAPGLTVGILVVPPERVEAVAAALRSGAWTAGRFALEAAVRWITDGTVERLVTAKRADAAARQRLVARHLAGFSVRADPRSYFAWWELPPPWRADTFTAAAAAHGIAITPGAAFAAGAGAPDAVRLGLASAGPPELARALRTLAGVARTRP; encoded by the coding sequence ATGGAGGACTACCGGCGCATCGCCGACCGGCTCGCCGACGACATCACCGCCGGGCGGCTCGGGCCGGGCGAACGACTGCTCCCGCAGCGGGTGTTCGCCCGGCGGCGCGGTATCGCCGGGTCGACCGCCGGGCGGGTCTACGCCGAACTGGTGCGCCGCGGGCTGGTGGTGGGCGAAGTCGGCCGCGGCACGTTCGTCCGGGCCGCCCCGGCCCCCTCGGGCCGCTCCCTCGCCGAACCTCCCCCCGAACTCGGCGTCCCGTCCGCACAGTTCGGCAATCAGTCCGCCGCACCCGTCAATCTGGAGCTCAACTACCCCGTCGTACCGGGCCAGTCGGAACTGCTCGCCCCCGCGCTCACCCCGCTGCTGCGCCCGGACCTGCTCACGGACTCCCTGCGCACGGCGCCCGCCACCGGCACGCCCGCCGCCCGCGAGGCCGCCGCCGCCCTGCTCGCCACCCCGGGCTGGCGGCCCGCCCCGGACCGGCTGGCCTTCGCCGGCAACGCGCGCCAGGCCGTGGCCGCCGCGCTCGCCTCCCTCGTCCGGCCGGGCGGCCGCGTCGGCGTCGAGTCGCTGACGTATCCCCTGGTCAAGGAGATCGCGACCCGGCTGGGCATCACACTGGTCCCGCTCGCCACCGACGACGAGGGCCTGCGGCCGGAGGCGGTCACGGCGGCCCACCGCTCGGCACCGCTGTCCGCCCTGTACGTCCAGCCGACGCTGCACAACCCGACGTCGGCGACCGCGGGTGACGCCCGCCGCCGGGAACTCGCCGCCGTCGCCAGGGACGCGGACCTCCCCGTCGTCGAGGACCGGATCTGGTCCTTCCTCCAGGACGGGCGGCGGGTCCCGGACCCCCTGGCCGCGTACGCCCCCGAGCGCACCCACGTGGTCGACGGCCTCTCCAAGCGCGTCGCGCCCGGACTGACGGTGGGCATCCTCGTGGTCCCGCCGGAGCGGGTCGAGGCCGTCGCGGCGGCCCTGCGTTCCGGAGCGTGGACGGCGGGACGCTTCGCCCTGGAGGCCGCGGTCCGCTGGATCACCGACGGGACGGTGGAGCGGCTGGTCACCGCCAAGCGCGCGGACGCGGCGGCCCGCCAGCGGCTCGTCGCCCGGCACCTCGCCGGGTTCTCCGTACGGGCCGACCCGCGGTCCTACTTCGCCTGGTGGGAGCTGCCCCCGCCCTGGCGGGCCGACACCTTCACGGCGGCGGCCGCGGCGCACGGGATCGCGATCACGCCGGGCGCGGCGTTCGCGGCCGGCGCCGGCGCTCCGGACGCCGTCAGGCTCGGACTCGCGTCGGCTGGTCCGCCTGAGCTTGCGCGGGCGCTGCGGACGCTCGCCGGCGTCGCCCGTACGCGGCCGTGA
- a CDS encoding alpha/beta fold hydrolase has translation MAPFLAYEDKGGAAASALPLVLIHGHPFDRTMWAPQIAAFSAGRRVIAPDLRGYGSSPVVPGVTLLSTFAQDVEALLDELGVAECALAGLSMGGQIAMECYRLFPERIRALVLADTFPAAETPEGRLTRAATADRLLREGMAGYADEVLYRMVAPYADERVAAQVRRMMTGTPVQGAAAALRGRALRPDYRDLLTRVQVPALVVVGADDEFTPVRDAEAMHAALPDSTLRVIASAAHLPNLERPEEFNAALAVFLDHLDMPAPVHPDR, from the coding sequence ATGGCACCCTTCCTCGCGTACGAGGACAAAGGGGGCGCCGCCGCGTCGGCGCTGCCCCTCGTCCTGATCCACGGCCACCCCTTCGACCGCACCATGTGGGCTCCCCAGATCGCCGCCTTCTCGGCCGGGCGCCGGGTGATCGCACCGGACCTGCGCGGCTACGGCTCCTCCCCGGTGGTCCCCGGCGTCACCCTCCTGTCCACCTTCGCCCAGGACGTCGAGGCGCTCCTCGACGAACTCGGCGTCGCCGAATGCGCCCTCGCCGGGCTCTCCATGGGCGGCCAGATCGCCATGGAGTGCTACCGGCTGTTCCCGGAGCGGATCCGCGCGCTGGTGCTGGCCGACACCTTCCCGGCGGCCGAGACCCCGGAGGGCCGGCTGACGCGGGCCGCGACGGCGGACCGGCTGCTGCGCGAGGGCATGGCGGGATACGCGGACGAGGTGCTGTACAGGATGGTCGCCCCGTACGCCGACGAGCGCGTCGCGGCCCAGGTGCGCCGCATGATGACCGGCACGCCGGTCCAGGGCGCCGCGGCGGCCCTGCGCGGCCGGGCACTGCGCCCCGACTACCGCGACCTGCTGACCCGGGTCCAGGTCCCCGCGCTCGTCGTGGTCGGCGCCGACGACGAGTTCACCCCCGTCCGCGACGCGGAGGCGATGCACGCGGCGCTCCCCGACTCCACGCTGCGGGTGATCGCGTCGGCGGCACACCTGCCGAACCTGGAGCGGCCCGAGGAGTTCAACGCGGCGCTCGCCGTCTTCCTCGACCACCTCGACATGCCCGCCCCGGTCCACCCGGACAGGTGA
- a CDS encoding endonuclease/exonuclease/phosphatase family protein yields MSGALLTGLSVVVGCRAADTDGITPVPQLLAFLPWLLAPLALAMLLALFARWRTGLVWGVVVLGAVTWFTEPYGRTSEPVGSPVAELRVLTSNVQFGRGTPALVAAVRRERPALVFVEECEHVCSRTLRDAFQRTGGPFPYRQSVEGAGSDGSVIMSRFPLTRADGIRSTMGMPGAVADVDGHRVRLQLAHPMPPLPGQVGLWHQELGELRAYAAADPTTPTVIAGDFNASQDHAAFRHLLDTGLRDGSRLAGAPRTPSWPARTIPALGTQIDHVLVSRDFSATDAVFLTVTGSDHRALLVDLTLHQAG; encoded by the coding sequence ATGTCCGGCGCGCTGCTCACCGGCCTGAGCGTCGTCGTCGGCTGCCGGGCGGCCGACACCGACGGGATCACCCCCGTACCCCAGCTGCTCGCCTTCCTGCCGTGGCTGCTCGCACCCCTCGCGCTGGCGATGCTGCTCGCCCTGTTCGCGCGCTGGCGGACCGGGCTGGTGTGGGGCGTGGTGGTGCTGGGGGCCGTCACCTGGTTCACCGAGCCGTACGGCAGGACCAGCGAGCCCGTCGGCAGTCCCGTCGCCGAGCTGCGGGTGCTGACCTCCAACGTGCAGTTCGGGAGGGGAACCCCCGCCCTCGTCGCCGCCGTCCGGCGGGAGCGGCCCGCCCTCGTGTTCGTCGAGGAGTGCGAGCACGTCTGCTCCCGGACACTGCGCGACGCCTTCCAGCGGACCGGCGGCCCCTTCCCGTACCGGCAGTCCGTCGAGGGAGCCGGCTCCGACGGTTCGGTCATCATGAGCCGCTTCCCGCTCACGAGGGCCGACGGCATCCGCTCCACGATGGGCATGCCGGGAGCCGTGGCCGACGTCGACGGCCACCGCGTACGGCTCCAGCTCGCGCATCCCATGCCCCCGCTGCCGGGCCAGGTCGGGCTCTGGCACCAGGAGCTCGGCGAGCTGCGCGCCTACGCGGCCGCCGACCCGACCACCCCCACCGTGATCGCAGGGGACTTCAACGCCTCCCAGGACCACGCCGCCTTCCGCCACCTCCTCGACACCGGCCTGCGCGACGGCTCCCGTCTCGCCGGCGCCCCGCGCACCCCCAGCTGGCCGGCTCGCACGATCCCCGCGCTCGGCACCCAGATCGACCACGTCCTGGTCTCCCGGGATTTCTCCGCGACCGATGCCGTCTTCCTCACCGTCACCGGCAGCGACCACCGCGCCCTGCTCGTCGATCTCACCCTCCACCAGGCCGGATGA
- a CDS encoding FUSC family protein, whose protein sequence is MSRQLPSVLTPPDWLTRNLRPQNAPVSRAAVVRAAVALSLPLAIGLAVGRPSYGALASMGALSGVIGDTADAYRMRILNIAVPQLFGAVGVTIGALAFGHGWTTVGAVTAVALASGMFSTIGAVASVSGLLLLLNCVIGAGLPLPGAWWLAPALMSGGGLLVLALALLAWPLRSGVPERVAVAETYRAAADLLAASGTDAYDDRRHDVTRSLNQSYDLVLARRARHHGRNPDLARLLAQLNAVTPVVESAPAAHQYGRQHAGPLPPEVPAAVRRLADAVETGRTGPADLGLPVPTNETARAVHHALAHAADVVTGRTPDARTADDPLGRPARLGVRAARSARDVLLSSGSWRYGLRLAVCIGTAQSLVSIVPVARSYWVALTITFVMKPDFGSVFSRALMRALGTVAGLVVAAVVLAAVPLGWWDVPAMIVLAPFIPALGARGYGHQTAAVTPVILLLSDVLNHQGTALLVPRLVDSLMGCAIALVAGYLLWPESWHTRVGDRLADTVADTARYVEYASHEDADLAERARMRRGLHRDLSGIRTEFQRALSEPPPNGRRAAAWLPLVVAVERIVDATTAAGVRVRHGAQRPSAAEFAQVALQLRELSEGLRETDVLVAVRTDLTGPAGSVLEPLRQEVAAARAIASPH, encoded by the coding sequence ATGTCCCGCCAGTTGCCCAGTGTGCTCACCCCTCCCGACTGGCTGACCAGGAACCTCCGCCCGCAGAACGCCCCCGTCTCCCGTGCCGCCGTCGTCCGCGCCGCGGTCGCGCTGTCCCTGCCGCTGGCGATCGGCCTCGCCGTGGGCCGGCCCTCGTACGGGGCGCTCGCCTCCATGGGCGCCCTGTCCGGCGTCATCGGCGACACCGCCGACGCGTACCGCATGCGCATCCTCAACATCGCCGTCCCCCAGCTCTTCGGCGCGGTCGGCGTCACCATCGGCGCGCTCGCCTTCGGCCACGGCTGGACCACCGTCGGCGCGGTCACCGCCGTCGCGCTGGCCTCCGGGATGTTCTCGACGATCGGCGCGGTCGCCTCCGTGTCCGGACTGCTGCTCCTCCTCAACTGTGTGATCGGCGCCGGACTGCCGCTGCCCGGCGCGTGGTGGCTGGCGCCCGCCCTGATGTCCGGCGGCGGCCTGCTGGTCCTCGCGCTCGCCCTGCTCGCGTGGCCGCTGCGCTCGGGCGTGCCCGAACGGGTCGCCGTCGCCGAGACGTACCGGGCCGCGGCGGACCTGCTCGCCGCGAGCGGCACCGACGCGTACGACGACCGCCGCCACGACGTCACCCGGTCCCTCAACCAGTCCTACGACCTCGTCCTCGCCCGGCGCGCCCGCCACCACGGCCGCAACCCGGACCTCGCCCGGCTGCTGGCCCAGCTGAACGCCGTCACCCCCGTCGTGGAGAGCGCCCCGGCCGCCCACCAGTACGGCCGGCAGCACGCCGGACCGTTGCCCCCCGAGGTGCCCGCCGCCGTACGCCGTCTCGCGGACGCCGTCGAGACCGGCCGCACCGGTCCGGCGGACCTCGGGCTCCCCGTCCCCACCAACGAGACCGCGCGCGCCGTCCACCACGCGCTGGCCCACGCCGCCGACGTCGTCACCGGCCGGACCCCCGACGCGCGCACCGCCGACGACCCCCTCGGCAGGCCCGCGCGCCTCGGCGTCCGCGCGGCGCGCTCCGCCCGCGACGTCCTCCTGTCCTCCGGGTCGTGGCGTTACGGGCTGCGGCTGGCCGTCTGCATCGGCACCGCGCAGTCCCTGGTCTCCATCGTGCCCGTGGCCCGCTCCTACTGGGTCGCCCTCACCATCACCTTCGTGATGAAGCCCGATTTCGGATCGGTCTTCTCGCGGGCCCTGATGCGCGCGCTCGGCACGGTGGCGGGGCTCGTCGTCGCGGCCGTCGTCCTCGCCGCGGTGCCGCTCGGCTGGTGGGACGTGCCGGCCATGATCGTCCTCGCCCCGTTCATCCCGGCCCTCGGCGCCCGCGGGTACGGCCATCAGACCGCAGCCGTCACCCCGGTGATCCTGCTCCTGTCCGACGTCCTCAACCACCAGGGCACCGCCCTGCTCGTCCCGCGGCTCGTGGACTCCCTGATGGGGTGCGCGATCGCGCTCGTCGCGGGCTATCTGCTGTGGCCGGAGAGCTGGCACACCCGTGTCGGCGACCGGCTCGCCGACACCGTCGCGGACACCGCCCGCTATGTGGAGTACGCCTCCCACGAGGACGCCGACCTCGCCGAACGCGCCCGTATGCGACGCGGCCTCCACCGCGACCTGTCCGGCATCCGCACCGAGTTCCAGCGGGCCCTGAGCGAACCCCCGCCCAACGGCCGGCGGGCCGCCGCCTGGCTTCCGCTCGTCGTCGCCGTCGAGCGGATCGTCGACGCGACCACGGCGGCCGGGGTACGGGTCCGGCACGGTGCCCAGCGTCCGTCGGCCGCCGAGTTCGCGCAGGTGGCCCTCCAACTGCGGGAGCTGTCCGAGGGACTGCGCGAGACGGACGTGCTCGTCGCCGTCCGTACGGATCTCACCGGACCGGCCGGCAGCGTGCTCGAACCCCTCCGGCAGGAGGTCGCCGCGGCCCGCGCGATCGCGTCACCCCACTGA
- the snpA gene encoding snapalysin — MRLPLPTSKAVLATALGLGLAATGFGTVPAMAAPVPAQDAVHAGHSALPGYSGYAGSAEESKANQAFFAAVIRSVAEKRAASPSSAAAVTVIYNASRAPSFSTQIARSTAIWNGAVANVKLQSGSASSADFTYREGNDSRGSYASTDGHGSGYVFLDYAQSEQYNPIRITAHETGHVLGLPDHYTGPCSELMSGGGPGPSCTNANPNAAERSRVNQLWANGFAQALDKALGRTSAR; from the coding sequence ATGAGACTTCCCCTGCCCACGTCCAAGGCCGTGCTCGCGACCGCGCTCGGTCTGGGCCTCGCGGCCACCGGGTTCGGCACGGTGCCCGCCATGGCGGCTCCCGTCCCCGCGCAGGACGCCGTTCACGCCGGGCACTCGGCCCTCCCCGGCTACTCCGGCTACGCGGGCTCCGCCGAGGAGAGCAAGGCCAACCAGGCCTTCTTCGCGGCGGTCATCAGGTCCGTGGCCGAGAAGCGCGCCGCGAGCCCGAGCAGCGCCGCGGCGGTCACCGTGATCTACAACGCCTCCCGCGCGCCGTCCTTCAGCACCCAGATAGCCCGCAGCACCGCGATATGGAACGGCGCGGTGGCGAACGTGAAACTCCAGTCGGGCTCGGCGTCGAGCGCCGACTTCACCTACCGCGAGGGCAACGACTCGCGCGGCTCGTACGCGTCGACGGACGGCCACGGCAGCGGGTACGTCTTCCTGGACTACGCGCAGAGCGAGCAGTACAACCCGATCCGCATCACCGCGCACGAGACCGGCCACGTCCTCGGGCTGCCCGACCACTACACCGGCCCGTGCAGCGAGCTGATGTCGGGCGGCGGCCCCGGCCCCTCCTGCACCAACGCCAACCCCAACGCGGCCGAGCGCTCGCGTGTCAACCAGCTGTGGGCCAACGGCTTCGCGCAGGCGCTGGACAAGGCCCTGGGCAGGACGAGCGCCCGCTAG
- a CDS encoding LysR family transcriptional regulator has protein sequence MELEVRHLRALCAIADTGSLHRAARLLGVAQPSLSTQLRRIEQELGGELFIRERTGCRPTPLGRIVLGRARPLVAEMRSLVAEARAAATDGLQLRIGSTASRALAGWLRRLREHRQEPLLQMDVSANALLNMVAGGRLDVAFVHEVEGCPLRIPDGLRLRVLVEREPQFVSLPNDHPAAARPVVHLSELAQDRWMVDPTVDGEWDAVHRMLRSAGLNPRVLHGDYHTAASLVATGEVVTVCQPTRQSGPETAVRRLHGDPLGVRLLLAARTEAELDGVHPELAEAYEETARQAPAYREWLEHGGSGTPVPVLP, from the coding sequence ATGGAGCTTGAGGTCAGGCACCTCCGCGCGCTGTGCGCCATCGCCGACACCGGCAGCCTGCACCGCGCCGCGCGTCTGCTCGGCGTCGCCCAGCCCTCGCTGAGCACTCAGCTGCGCCGCATCGAACAGGAACTGGGCGGCGAACTGTTCATCCGCGAACGGACCGGCTGCCGCCCCACTCCGCTCGGCCGGATCGTCCTCGGGCGGGCCCGCCCCCTGGTGGCCGAAATGCGGTCCCTGGTCGCCGAGGCGCGGGCCGCCGCCACGGACGGACTCCAGCTGCGCATCGGCTCCACCGCGAGCCGCGCCCTCGCCGGCTGGCTGCGCCGGCTGCGCGAACACCGCCAGGAACCGCTCCTCCAGATGGACGTCTCCGCGAACGCCCTGCTCAACATGGTCGCCGGGGGACGGCTCGACGTCGCCTTCGTGCACGAGGTGGAGGGCTGCCCCCTGCGCATCCCCGACGGGCTGCGGCTGCGCGTCCTGGTCGAGCGCGAGCCCCAGTTCGTCTCCCTGCCCAACGACCACCCGGCCGCCGCGCGTCCCGTCGTCCACCTCTCCGAGCTCGCCCAGGACCGCTGGATGGTGGACCCCACGGTCGACGGCGAGTGGGACGCCGTGCACCGCATGCTCCGCTCCGCCGGGCTCAACCCCCGGGTCCTGCACGGCGACTACCACACAGCGGCCTCCCTGGTCGCCACCGGCGAGGTCGTCACGGTCTGCCAGCCCACCCGCCAGTCCGGCCCCGAGACGGCGGTACGCCGCCTGCACGGCGACCCGCTCGGCGTACGACTGCTGCTCGCGGCCCGAACCGAGGCGGAGCTGGACGGCGTCCATCCGGAACTGGCGGAGGCCTACGAGGAGACGGCACGGCAGGCGCCCGCTTACCGGGAGTGGCTGGAACACGGCGGTTCGGGAACGCCGGTCCCCGTCCTCCCGTGA
- a CDS encoding VWA domain-containing protein has translation MGILTLLRNAFGRSRQGRDADAETSREASAPSVSAPAAEHVTSREAEPASAAIPSQAAERAPAEAEPKIPAPSSEPKPGPTSSVVDELVSAAFDNVTVPKPTESTESAKPETETASSPETVTDLAPTPTPEPTPEAQPETEPVAEAVAEPEVAPQAEAVTEAEPEVVAVPEADAAADDVTGTEPEPVVEPEPVAEAEPKTEAVAEPEVAPQAEAVAEAEPEVVAEPEPEAAADAEPQAEVIAAPEADAETGPEIVAEPAAEPSVVAGTEPKAEAAADAEPQAEVIAAPAAGTEPKAEDTADAPVVAEPGIDTAADAAVVAEAEAVVEAVAPEAEPVVEAPEVSGPEAEEPAAEKAPAAEPEPATETVAAQADEPAAVDGDQAAQEPLAAEVAAGSDADADVSTPAVPLAHVQSTAATLATAYREAAATLEKQNLTGARAKVYLVLDRSASMRAYYKDGSAQALGEQAVALAAHLDPEASVPVVFFSTELDGTGELTLADHENKVDELHGSLGRMGRTSYHVAVQEVLAQHEKSQNPAAPALVIFQTDGAPDAKTPATQALTDAAKTHPAVFFSFVAFGEHENKAFDYLRKLKTANASFFHAGPTPRELTDAEVYEGVLANWRP, from the coding sequence ATGGGCATTCTCACTCTCCTGCGGAACGCGTTCGGCCGCTCACGCCAGGGGCGTGACGCCGACGCGGAGACCTCGCGGGAAGCTTCGGCTCCCTCGGTTTCGGCCCCGGCGGCCGAACACGTTACCTCGCGGGAGGCCGAACCGGCCTCCGCCGCGATCCCCTCCCAGGCGGCCGAACGGGCCCCCGCCGAGGCCGAACCGAAGATCCCCGCACCTTCGTCCGAACCGAAGCCGGGGCCGACGTCGTCGGTGGTAGACGAGCTGGTGTCGGCGGCGTTCGACAACGTCACGGTCCCCAAGCCGACGGAGTCGACGGAGTCGGCCAAGCCGGAAACGGAGACGGCCTCGTCTCCGGAGACGGTGACCGACCTCGCGCCCACGCCCACGCCCGAGCCCACGCCGGAGGCGCAGCCCGAGACGGAGCCCGTCGCCGAGGCCGTCGCCGAACCCGAGGTCGCGCCGCAGGCCGAGGCCGTCACCGAGGCCGAACCCGAGGTCGTGGCCGTGCCCGAGGCGGACGCTGCCGCCGACGACGTGACCGGGACCGAGCCGGAGCCCGTGGTCGAACCGGAACCCGTGGCCGAGGCCGAGCCCAAGACCGAGGCCGTCGCCGAACCCGAGGTCGCGCCGCAGGCCGAGGCCGTCGCCGAAGCCGAACCCGAGGTCGTGGCCGAGCCGGAGCCCGAGGCCGCCGCTGACGCCGAGCCCCAGGCCGAGGTCATCGCCGCGCCCGAGGCCGACGCCGAGACCGGACCCGAGATCGTTGCCGAGCCGGCGGCCGAGCCGTCCGTCGTGGCCGGGACCGAGCCGAAGGCCGAGGCCGCCGCCGACGCCGAGCCCCAGGCCGAGGTCATCGCCGCGCCCGCCGCCGGGACCGAACCGAAGGCCGAGGACACGGCCGACGCCCCGGTCGTGGCCGAACCCGGGATCGACACCGCCGCCGACGCCGCGGTCGTGGCCGAGGCGGAGGCCGTCGTGGAGGCGGTCGCGCCCGAGGCGGAGCCGGTGGTCGAGGCCCCCGAGGTCTCCGGGCCGGAGGCCGAGGAGCCCGCCGCCGAGAAGGCTCCGGCAGCGGAACCCGAGCCGGCCACCGAAACCGTCGCCGCACAGGCCGACGAGCCCGCGGCCGTCGACGGCGATCAGGCCGCACAGGAGCCGCTCGCGGCCGAAGTCGCAGCCGGGAGCGACGCCGACGCCGACGTCTCGACCCCCGCCGTCCCCCTGGCTCACGTCCAGTCGACCGCAGCGACCCTCGCCACCGCGTACAGGGAAGCCGCCGCCACCCTCGAGAAGCAGAACCTCACCGGCGCCCGCGCCAAGGTCTACCTCGTCCTGGACCGCTCCGCGTCGATGCGCGCGTACTACAAGGACGGCTCCGCCCAGGCCCTCGGCGAGCAGGCCGTCGCCCTCGCCGCGCACCTCGACCCCGAGGCCTCGGTCCCGGTCGTCTTCTTCTCCACCGAACTCGACGGCACCGGCGAGCTCACCCTCGCCGACCACGAGAACAAGGTCGACGAACTCCACGGCTCCCTCGGCCGCATGGGCCGTACCAGCTACCACGTCGCCGTACAGGAAGTCCTCGCGCAGCACGAGAAGTCGCAGAACCCCGCGGCCCCCGCGCTGGTGATCTTCCAGACGGACGGCGCCCCGGACGCCAAGACCCCGGCCACCCAGGCGCTCACCGACGCGGCGAAGACCCACCCGGCCGTCTTCTTCTCCTTCGTCGCCTTCGGCGAGCACGAGAACAAGGCGTTCGACTACCTCCGCAAGCTGAAGACCGCCAACGCGTCCTTCTTCCACGCGGGCCCCACCCCCCGCGAACTGACGGACGCCGAGGTCTACGAGGGCGTACTGGCGAACTGGCGCCCGTAG